From Tumebacillus amylolyticus:
GTGTAAGAAACTCAAGAAGATCGACCATGTTGTCGTGTTGATGATGGAAAACCGCTCGTTTGACAACATGGCCGGATGGCTGTATGCCAAGGGCAACAAACCGCCTTTTGACAAAGTGCCTCGTGGGCAGGCGTTTGACGGGGTGGCGGGCAAGCAACTTTCCAATCCGATTCCCAAAGAGGCGCAAGATTCGTGGCGACGCGTGGTGCCGGTCGGGAGAGGGAGCCATGATCTCGATCCTACGACCGATCCGGGCGAGGTGTACCGGCAAGTGAACACGCAGGTGTACGGGGGCCGAGAGCCGATGAAAGGGTTTGTGCAGGATTACATCGGAATGCTCGGCAAAGATGGGAAACCAACCAGCTATGCCTCCTACAAAAAAATCATGAACGGATTCACGCCAGATCAGGTGCCGGTGCTCTCTGCGTTGGCCAATCAGTATGCGGTGTGCGACTCGTGGTTTTGTTCGGTGCCAAGTCAGACGTGGGCGAACCGGTCGTTTTTTCATGCGGGAACTTCGGCAGGGCTGGTGGACAACTGGCCGTACATCAATTGGTTGAAAAATGACACAGCGACGATCTTCAATCGCATGTCGGATGCGGGGCTTTCGTGGGGCGTGTATTATGACGCGCAAACGATCGTGTCGTTGACGATGTTGATCCACTTCAAGCAACTCGCGAAGCATTGGAATGCTAACTTCCACTTCATGCAGAAGTTTTACAAGGACGCAGAGGAGGGGACGTTGCCGAATTATACGTTCATCGAACCGTGCTTCAACAACTGGCGCGGGAAACGTAGTGACCAGCATCCACCGTACAGTGTCGCCGAGGGGGAACGGTTGATCTACGACGTGTACCAAGCGTTGCGAAAGGGTAAAAATTGGAGGCGTACGTTGTTTGTGATTACGTATGACGAGCACGGTGGCTGTTACGATCACGTTCTGCCTCCTGCCACTACGCCGCCTGATCCGGGAGCTCCGGCCGGGCAAGAGGGATTCCGTTTCGATCGTCTGGGGGTGCGGGTGTGTACGGTGTTGGTGTCGCCTTATATCGAACAGGGCACGGTGTTCCGCCCGAAGGACAAAAGCGGCAACGAAGTGCCATTGGAGCACGGTTCGATGATTCGGACGCTGAGGAAGCGCTGGAAACTGCCGGCTCTCACAGAGCGTGACCGGCACGCAATGGACTTCGAACAAGTGTTCACGCGCAAGAAACCCCGTCAAGACGAACCCCACATCCCAAAACCGCGAGTGCCGGAAAAACAGCCGCCGGTCCGTGGAATCTCCGGTCTCGAGCTCGATTTAGCAGGTCTCGCTGCCGTGCGACTTGGAGAAACGTGGGCCGCCGTGTTAAATGCGCGTCGTGCAAAGCGGAGAACGCAAGCGAAATGAGGGAAAAAGGAAAAGACTCGGTCCGGGAGCGGATCGAGTCTTTTTTCGCTTACTCTTTGTCGAAGTATTCGTAGAAGAGGTAGCCCTTGGCCCACTTCTCTTCAATTCCTTGCGAAGTTGCCGATTGGACGAAGAGGGTGACGAGTTTGTCGTCGATGTCGTCTTTTTTGTACTTGTTTTTCTTCACCACGTCTTGGTGGAGAGTTTCAAGTTTGGTGAACTGTTGGTCGACGAGTTCTTCGTCTTCGTCAGCAATTCGGTCATAAAAGTTCTCCAGATCGTATACCGTTTCTTTTGACAGCATCATTGGGATTGTCACCTCCTAGGTATGTAGTATGCGCACTTGTAACAATACCGCATGTCCCTGGGAAAGGAAAGGGGAGATTTTCCATATGGAGAAGTCGAAAAAAGAACAGGTATACGCGATTCTGCAAGAGTTGGATGGGGTGATCGTTGCGTTTTCGGCGGGGATTGACAGTACGTTTGTGTTGGCCTGTGCGCATGAGGTTCTGGGTGATAAAGTGTTGGCGGTTACGGCGGCGAGCGAGACGTTCCCCGATCGCGAATTGCGCGAGGCGATGGAACTTGCGGCACAGTTGGGGGTTCGGCATGAGGTGATCGAGATTCGCGAGATGGAGAATCCGCACTTTGTCGCGAACAACCCGGATCGCTGCTACCACTGCAAGTCGGGTCTGTACGAAAGTCTGACGCAATTGGCAAAGGAGCGCGGGATTGCCTGTGTGCTCGACGGGGCGAACATGGACGATCTCGGAGATTATCGTCCGGGGCGGCAGGCGGCGAAGGAGTTTGGGATTCGGTCGGTGTTGCAAGAAGCCGGAATCTATAAGGAAGAATTGCGCGCGATGGCGCGGGAAATGGGGTTGCCGAACTGGGAGAAGCCTTCGTTTGCGTGCTTGTCGTCGCGGATTCCGTACGGAGATTTGATTACGCTTGAAAAAGTAGAGCAGTTGGATCGCGGCGAGGAGAAGTTGCGTCAACTTGGATTCCGGCAGATTCGCGTGCGACATCATGACAAAATCGCGCGGGTGGAAGTGCTTCGCGAGGAGTTGGCGCGGGCGGTCGAATATGCCGACGAGATTACGGCGATTCTGAAAGAGGAAGGTTTTTCGTACGTGACTCTCGATCTGCAAGGGTACCGCAGCGGTTCGATGAATGAAACGCTGGGTCTTGGGAACGGAGGCAAGCAATGAGGGAAAAAGAGCGGGAGTTGCGCGTCGTATTGCACCGTTTGCGCGAAGGGGAGTTGACGGTGGAGCAAGCGGAGGCGGAGATTTGTGGATTTGAAGATTTGGGGTTTGGCAAGGTTGATTATGCACGGGAGAAGCGGACGGGGTATCCGGAAGTTATTTTTGGCCAGGGAAAAGCGCCCGAGCACGTCCGGGCGATTTTTTCCAAGCTGGTTGAACGGCATGGCCGGGCGATGGTGACGCGGGCGGATCAAGCGATGGCGGCTGAAGTTTGGGAAAGCGTGCCGTATGCGGAGTTTGATC
This genomic window contains:
- the larE gene encoding ATP-dependent sacrificial sulfur transferase LarE; this encodes MEKSKKEQVYAILQELDGVIVAFSAGIDSTFVLACAHEVLGDKVLAVTAASETFPDRELREAMELAAQLGVRHEVIEIREMENPHFVANNPDRCYHCKSGLYESLTQLAKERGIACVLDGANMDDLGDYRPGRQAAKEFGIRSVLQEAGIYKEELRAMAREMGLPNWEKPSFACLSSRIPYGDLITLEKVEQLDRGEEKLRQLGFRQIRVRHHDKIARVEVLREELARAVEYADEITAILKEEGFSYVTLDLQGYRSGSMNETLGLGNGGKQ
- a CDS encoding alkaline phosphatase family protein; its protein translation is MCKKLKKIDHVVVLMMENRSFDNMAGWLYAKGNKPPFDKVPRGQAFDGVAGKQLSNPIPKEAQDSWRRVVPVGRGSHDLDPTTDPGEVYRQVNTQVYGGREPMKGFVQDYIGMLGKDGKPTSYASYKKIMNGFTPDQVPVLSALANQYAVCDSWFCSVPSQTWANRSFFHAGTSAGLVDNWPYINWLKNDTATIFNRMSDAGLSWGVYYDAQTIVSLTMLIHFKQLAKHWNANFHFMQKFYKDAEEGTLPNYTFIEPCFNNWRGKRSDQHPPYSVAEGERLIYDVYQALRKGKNWRRTLFVITYDEHGGCYDHVLPPATTPPDPGAPAGQEGFRFDRLGVRVCTVLVSPYIEQGTVFRPKDKSGNEVPLEHGSMIRTLRKRWKLPALTERDRHAMDFEQVFTRKKPRQDEPHIPKPRVPEKQPPVRGISGLELDLAGLAAVRLGETWAAVLNARRAKRRTQAK